From the Bacteroidota bacterium genome, the window GTGTCCCCAGATTACTTTTCCTCAGCGTTTCATCAATAGCTGTGACCCGATGGGTTCTGCCTTTCACTTCAACAACAGTCAGACAAACACCGTTGTGTGAAACGCTCTGATCAATTTTCAGTTCTTCGGAAATCGGCGATTCAATAATCAAATCAACATTGCTTCCGGCTTTCTCCAGATGTATCACCTTTCCGATAACCTCAATGATTCCTGTGAACATTGACTGGTTCTACTTTCCCCTTATTAAATGAATAAACCCGCCACCCTTTTTCTGTCCGCTTAATGGCTGTTGTATCAATCCTCCGAGGCGCTGCTCAAAATAATACCCGGCATAGAGATAAACTCCTTCGCTCAACTCTTTACCAGTCTTTTGGTCGCGTCCATCCCAATTGATTTCTGGATCGGTCGTTTCAAATACTTTTTCGCCCCAACGATTATAAATCTTCATTTCAATTTTAGAAACAAACCGGTAAGGCTTGAAGGGTCGGAACCAATCATTGTTTCCATCTCCGTTTGGAGTGAAGGTGTTCGGCAATATATAATAGGGACAATTGTCCATACAGAACACATTGCTATAAGCACTTTCATTTCCCGCCCGATCAACAGCCGTGACGGCATAACATCCAGCCAGATTATCCGCCTGAATATGCTGAAAAGTGGTATCCTCTCTGCTACCGGTACTATCAATGCGAACCATATTGGAAGAATCGCTACCATAATAAATATAGAAATGATGGATTTGATTCGAGCAGGGATCATTTTGTGTTATCCAGACAAGGCGATTTACATATTCCTCCGTTGTCCAAGATTGTTCCAAATGAAGTTCGCAGTCATTGGTAACACTGAGAACCGGCGGACAAGGCGGTGTAGTATCTACCGGAATTTGACAATCCTCCTCCGATAAATTGATCAGAGGCGCAGGAAGAAATGCCGAACCATAATGCCCATATCCCTTTATAAAATAACAGTAGAGTGAATCATTGATGAGTCCGGTATCAGCAAAAGTATGCGTGTAAGAAACGGCGATAGAATCATACAGAGATGTTAGTTTATTCAACTTGAAAATGGCAAAGCTATCATTGATCCAAGGCACTTGCTCGCCCCAGGTCAGATTGAGTGCCTGATCTGATGCAAGTACATCCAAAAAAATGGAGGACGCAGTAGCTGTAGCGCCAACAGTATCGTTGTTTGAATAAAATAATATCCGATAGCTCCACGAAGTTGTTTTGGTATCCAGTAAAGAATCCACAAATACCGTATCATTCAAAGCAGCAAAGGAGGCGGCATCGGGAGTGCTGTGAATCATAATGGGGCTAGAAAAGCTAGAGCCATTACTCCGGTAAACATCAAACCGGTAAGGTGGAGGGAATAGTATAGTGTCCAAGTTTATTCCTCCGGCTAATGGCTTTGTCCAACGCACGAATACCTTTCCATCGGTTATATCTGTTTCCAAAATACTTACATTGATAATCACCGGTACGTTGATCGGCATAAACACGCAGGCTTCATTCGATGCTATACTTTGCTGCAAATCAAACTTGAGCGCCTCCAATCCATTCGGCGGTAGTTTATAGAATTCGGCTACCACCCGGTAGCTATACTCCTGTCCTACCACAGTCGTGTTGTCGCGATAGGTATATGCTTGAATATTATTGGTTGTGAGTTGGGTATATCCTCTTCCTGCCAAGCCGGTTTCACAATACTCAGGCTCGAAAGGGTCGCATCCAGTTTTTTTCCAAATAGAAAAGCCTCTGAAATAAGGGGAGGAAGCACAGATGTAGGGATTGTCCCAAGTCAGCGTTACTCCGTTTTTATCCGCCAATGCTTTCAGATTCTCCACCGGTGGAGGAATCACGCGAATCATCCAGGGTTTCAAATCCACCAGATTGGCTGCATTAGCACCGCCCGGGCCAGAAAGAGTATAGTTATCAGCCGCCCGAAATAAGACCATGTATGGCTGCACCTGAATATGGTCGCAGGTGGTGTACCATCTGAAACTACCATTAGCCGGATTTCCCGGCGTCGTACTGAACTTTGCCGGAGAGACCGCCACGCGAAACGGACCTCCATCTGCTGAAAGCGTCACGGTTTGTCCTGTATTTCTATCTCGTGCGGTTATCTGCGCCAGCAGGGTGTCGCCAGCCCGAATGCACGTATCGGGAATCAGGGCAAGTTGTGGCGGGTCGTTATTCTGATTCAATACAATAATCTGCATATCCCGTTCCAGCGTTCCAATATTGATTCCCTGTCGGTATTCATGAATCACGAAGGCGATATTGAAAATGCCTTGTTGACAAGGCACCGCCCAAATAATCTGTCCGGTGAACCGATTCATTTGAAAAAGATTATCCGGTCGTCCCGCCGCGCGACAAAACTGGTCTGGATAAACATAAAGCGGCACCTGCGCATTGACGTTCTGCAACGGGGGCATTAGTTCAAAAATCAAACTGTCACCATCCGGATCTACCGCCAATGGATTGTGATAGAAAGTGTCGTTGACGTTGGCATAGTCTATCGGTGGATAGTAAAGAATAGGCGAAGAGTTAAACCCTATATTAGCAAGGTCGGTCGGAAATTTGACCGTGTCTTCGAGATAGAAAGGAACATTGACCGAATTGGACATGTTCACAATGCTTTCCATCCGGTTTTGGTCGTAAAAGTTGATGATATAATAGCGGTTCGGTGGCGGCGGCGCTCCGGGATATTGATGCTCGCCGACGTAAACATTCTTCTTAATGTCATCCGCTACAAAAACTCCATCAGGCACTCCGTTGGGTGGATTGACATCCGGCCCGTTTCTCCGCACCAGATAAGAACGAGAGCCGTCGCCCCAGGTAATGTCAATAGTATCTCGGTCAGCCAAATTGCTGGGCGAACTCCACTTAGAATACGTGATGACTGTTGCTTCTATCCGATAGTTTCCAACGACTCTATAAAGAATTTCTCCGGCGCGGTAGTGTGTAGCAAAAACCATCTGTACGCCACTGAACAAAAGCAGGGAAAGAAGAAAGTATGGTTTTTTTAAAAAGATCATCTTATAAAAAGAAGCGCACTCATTGAAACAAAGGTTAGGGTGTATGATTCGGGATGCTTAGATATTGATACATGAGCAACCATTCCGATTCAGGGCTTTTATCTTTCCCCTAATTAAGCAATACTATCCCTTAATACCTATCTTACTCCTACTCGTCATAATGTCGCGGTCAAAAAGATATAAGCCGCTCTTATCAGAACCTATCATATCCAGTTTCTCGTTCAGGCGGCGCGCCAGTCTTTCTTCCTCAATCTGCTCTGCCACATACCATTGCAGGAAATTATGTGTGGCATAATCTTTTCCATGCAAGGAAATATCTACCAGTTCATTAATGCTTCCAGAAACAGTGATTTCATTTTTCAGAAAGGTTTCAAAAGCCTTTTTCAGCGAGATGAATTTCAGCGCTGGTTGCTTCAAGGCAGGAATGACGGCATTGCCTCCGCGCTCGTTCACAAACCGAATCAACTTCATCATGTGCAGGCGCTCTTCTTCTGATTGCATGTAAAAGAACTCACTGACCCCTTCCAGCCCCGGCTGCACGTCGGCCCAAGAGGCTATTCCAAGATAGACCTGTGAAGAGTCTGCCTCGTGGGATATTTGTTTGTTTAAAGCTGCTTCGATTTTTTTCGTCAACATATAATTGGTTTTTTATGAAATTCGAAATTAAGATTTCCCTGTGATACCGTACAGGAAAGGATTCCAAATTTAACCATTATTCTTCATGTCACTCGGAATATTGGAATTAAGTTTTGTAATGCTCCTCTGAATAGATGGCGCCATCTAAGTTAAGAACGGCCTTTATAAAATCTTTATAGGACTTTTCGATTCTTTTATACATTATTTATAATATCAAGTCTACTTTTGCAACGTAATTCAAACATCTTGTCAAGGTTTCTTTTCAATCGTCCGCAGAAATCAACCCAATACCTCGTCAGTATTATCTCGATAGTATTGGTAGTAGCTGTCGGCTACACTACTTATGATTTTATCGGTTACCAGATTATTGCCTTTGCATTACTGGTAACGGTATCTGTCTTGGCAATGTTCTATGATATTATCCCGGTTCTGCTTTCAGCGTTTTTAAGTGCCCTGCTATGGGACTTTCTTTTTATTCCACCTCGTTATACTTTTTCAGTTGGTTCTACCCAAGATCGGATCATGCTGGTTACTTACTTCATTATTGCTTTAGTGAACGGGGTATTGACTTATAAAATCCGGCAGGTGGAAAAGGAAGCTAGAGACAAAGAAGAGAAAGCAAATGCGGTTAAATTCTACAATACACTATTGAACTCTCTGTCGCATGAGTTGCGCACCCCTATTACTACCATTATTGGTGCTTCAGATAATCTTCAATCAGAAAATGAAAAATTTTCGGAGGAAAATAAAACCCAACTAGTGCATGAAATATCTAGGGCGGCATTAAGGCTAAACGAGCAAGTCGAAAATCTGTTGAATATGTCGCGAATTGAGTCCGGATTACTAAAACCTAAAAAAGACTGGTGCGACGTGAATGAGATTATATATGCTGCATTGAAGCTGGCAGCAATTAATCTTCGCCATCATAAAGTAAATGTCCATATCCCCGAAAATTTTCCTCTGTTTCAACTTGATTTTGTGTGGATGGAACAAGCGCTTTTTAATCTGGTTAATAACGCCGGACTATACACACCGGAGAATACTGTTATCAGCATCAAGGCGACCACCAGAGAGGATAAACTGATTATCACCATATCAGATAATGGAAAAGGGTTTCCTGATAATGAAATCAACAAGGTGTTCGATAAATTTTATCGGCTTCAGGGAGCCAAATCTGGTGGCACCGGCTTGGGTTTATCTATTGTCAAAGGTTTTGTAGAAGCACATGACGGCATAGTGTGGGTAGAAAATTCGGTTTTGGGCGGCGCACGGTTCACTATTGAAATTCCGGCGAAACATTCCTATCCTAAACTTACTGAAAAATGAACAACGCTGAAATATTAGTGATAGATGATGAAGCCGCTATCATCAAGTTGCTGGAAATTACCCTGCAATCCAATGGCTACAAGATTCACTCGGCGGAAACCGCAAAAGCAGGTTTAATAGCTGCCGCAAACCATCCACCTGATTTAATACTGCTTGACATCGGGCTGCCAGATGCCAGCGGACATGAAACTTTGGAGAAGCTAAGAGAGTGGTACAACAAACCAATTATCATCTTGTCGGTGCAGAGCAGTGAAGAAGATATTGTGAAAGCACTGGATAACGGAGCGGACGATTATTTAGTGAAACCATTTCGCACCGGAGAGTTATTGGCGCGCATCCGTTCCGCACTGCGTAAAAACACAGAAGAATCCGAATCGGTTATTAATCTGGGTGATCTTTCTCTAGACTTAATCGCAAGAACGGTGAAAAAAAATAATGAGGTGCTGAAATTAACAGGCACTGAATATAGTCTGCTGACCTTGCTGATGAAAAATGAAGGAAAGGTAATGATACACCAGTATCTGCTCAAGCAGGTATGGGGCCCCCAATATGTTCATGAATCACAATACCTGAGGGTGTTTATTGCACAACTAAGAAAAAAAATAGAAACCGACCCTAACCGACCAGAGTACATTATTACAGAGTCGGGGGTAGGCTATCGGTTTGCTGGAAGATAAATCAAAACCATAATTATAGTTTATGAATTCGACGAAAATATCGGAATGAAACCCTCTGACCCCAGCAGCAGGAGCACAACTGCCTTTGATTTCTACTTGTTTGTGTTATCTGCTAAACGGCTTAATCGCTTTTTATATCGAGTTCGCAAACCAAAATACTAGCATGATTAACTTCTCAGGATGCGAAGGGAATACTTCTCCCAGCGGCGACCCCGTGTACTTTACGGCCGATCTTGTCAAGGACGAAAACCGGATTATTCTTTCCACCATAGTTAGATTTTAAAAAGCAAATGAACGATAGTCAAAAAGGAAGTCCCACCAAACTTACGACCGCAGGCATTCTCATCACACTTGGAATAATATATGGCGATATAGGGACCTCTCCTATCTATGTACTGAACGCGATTGTAAGCGGGCATTCCATTTCAAAGGAACTGGTGTATGGTGGCATCTCTTGTGTTTTCTGGACCTTGCTTATCATCACTACGTTCAAATATATATTCCTTGCGCTCAATGCTGATAACCGGGGCGAAGGTGGCATCTTTGCTCTTTATGCGCTCATAAGGCGATATAAAATTAAATGGACCATTTTCCCAGCTATTATAGGATGTGCCTCGTTGATTGCTGATGGATTTATCACACCGCCCATTTCCATCTCTTCTGCCATTGAAGGGTTAAAAATTCTTGATCCTGATATTCCAACTGTACCGATTGTACTGATCATTATTTTCGGGCTCTTTCTTTTTCAACAATTCGGCACTCGGATTGTGGGCGGAATTTTCGGTCCGGTGATGCTCATTTGGTTTACGATGATTGGTATCTTTGGCCTGATAGAGATATGGCAATTTCCCTCTGTACTGGCAGCGCTGAATCCCTATTATGCCTTTCATTTGCTGCTGAAATATCCGGGGGGATTTTGGTTGCTGGGAGCAGTATTTCTCTGCACCACCGGTGGCGAAGCTTTGTATTCTGACCTCGGCCACTGTGGCAAACAAAATATCCGTATCAGTTGGACTTATGTTCTACTCATGCTATTACTCTGTTACTTTGGACAATCTGCACATCTGCTGCGTCTCTTCAATGGCCAGACATGGCCAGAAGGACACTCTACTTTCTTTTCAATGATGCCCAAATGGTTTCTTCCGGTGGGCATTACGGTTACCACGTTGGCTACGATCATTGCTTCGCAAGCGCTGATATCTGGTTGTTTTACTTTGGTGAACGAGGCGATGAAACTTCGCTTATGGCCCAATCTGAAAGTGATTTTCCCAACCGCCTTTCAAGGCCAAATGTATATCCCGGCAATCAACTGGTTTTTATGTGCCGGTTGTCTGGCAGTCGTATTGATATTTCGCGAATCCGGCAATATGGAGGCAGCCTATGGATTGGCTATCACTATCAATATGTTGATGACCACTATTTTGCTTACGTATTTGATGTATGTACAGCGACGACCTGGCCTTTTTACTTGGGGTATATCGGCATTGTTCATCTCCATCGAACTATCATTTTTTGTTTCTAACCTGAAGAAATTTGAACACGGAGGATGGTTCACATTCACCATTGCGGTGGCTTTATTTTTCGGCATGTGGATTTTCTATAAAGCAAGACAACTACGCAAAAAGCATATTGAGTTTGTAGAAATAGGACAGCACGTCAATGCGATAAAGGAGTTGATGTCGGATGATTCTATTCCGCGCGAAGCCAACAATCTTGTGTATATGAGCATGGCGAACGATAAAAGCCATATTGATTCCAACATCATCTATTCCATCTTTCGCAAACGACCGAGGCGCGCGGACATTTACTGGTTCATTCATGTCGAAATAACGAATGAACCTTACGGGGCTTCCTACATGGTGGATACGATTGTTTCGCGAAGAATATTTTTTGTGCGGCTCTCTTTCGGCTTCAAAGTGGAACACAAAGTCAACCTGATGTTCAACCAGATTGTGGAAGAAATGGTGCAAAACGGTGAAGTGGATGAAGTATCCCATTACCCATCGTTGCGCAAATTCAATATGCCAGCCGACTTTAAATTTATCCTGCTCAACAGCCGGGTGGCGATTGATGATGCTTTAACTCCTTATGAACAGTTCATCATCAAGGGCTACCGTTTTATCAAAAGCATCTCTCTATCAGCAGCCGAAGATTTTGGCTTGGAGTTAACCAATGTAGAAGAAGAAACGGTACCCATCCGCATTGCGCCTTCCACCAAAATTGATTTGGAAAGGGTGAAATAAGAACACACATCTGTATATCCTATTTATGCCATCCTATTGGCAACAGAAAAAAAATCAACCGGGAGGAGCGATCTATTTGTATTTTGATGTATGCTTTTGTAATGATTAAGGCATTTTTGTAGCGGAGCAGCCCTCCAGCTATCTTGCACACTTCTTGAGCGAAGCTGCACACATTTTTAGTGAACACTCCCATCGGCGGACTATTCTAAGCGTTTCACATAAAACCTTAGCTGTTTTGCACAAAACGCTATCTGTCTTGGTGCATTCATTGTCTGTTTTGGTCAAAACGCGAGGTGTTTTGTATAGAACCATCGGTGTTTGCCTCAAAACGCATAGTGCTTGGTACAAAATAGTATCTGTTTGCATCAAAACGGCGCAAACACCTTGTCTGTCAGGCACTTTACTTTATTTTTACGATTACAACGAAATGTAAAGAACAATTGAGTTTCATCAAAGCTGAGTTAATCGCGCTTTTTCTAATCATCCATTCCTGCCTACTCTGTTTTGGGCAGCAAAACAATTCGCCCTATCGCATAACTTCTGAAATGGAGCTCACTCTTGGGATAGGAACCATAGTGCTGGCCAGCGGTTCTTATGTGATAGGCGACGCATTCAGTTTGCCTTCTAAACAATCCATCTTATTACTGGACCGTGCCGATGTAAATCGTTTTGATCGGGGCGCAACTTATAACACTTCAAAAAGCGCGAGATATATTAGCGATATTACTGATTATGCGGCCTTATCCCTGCCCTTGTTCCATTTGATTTCAAAGAATTCCAGACGCGATTTTGGGAAGATTGTAATAATGAGTGCCGAAACAATGCTTGCCTCTACAGCCCTGACGCTGCTATTCAAAAATTCGATACACCGTCCTCGTCCTCTGATGTACAATCCTAATGTTCCAATTGAAAGCAAGTGGAAGAAGGACAACTATCGGTCTTTCTTTTCTGGACATACCGCTCAAACTGCCGCGATGAGTTTTTTCTTTGCACAAACATTTTCAGATTATCATCCTCGTTCAAAATGGAAGCCAGTGATTTGGTCTGCCTGCGCTGCTCTTCCCGTTTTGACAGGAGTGATGCGCTATGAAGCAGGAAAACATTATTGGACGGATGTGATTACCGGCTATGCAGTGGGAGCGTTGGTGGGTGTTGGAATCCCGTACTTACACAGAGTCGGAATGAAAAAGAAAAAAGAGAAACTTGATTCTGCTATTCTGAAATAATATGCACTTCAGTTCTCCGGTTTTTGTGTCGACCTTGAGGAGAATCATTATTAGTAATGGGCTCTGTGTCCCCACAACCTTTTGCCTGCAACCGTTCAGGAGCAATACCTTTTTTCTGCAAATACCGTTTCACCACATTGGCGCAGTCTTCTGACAATGTTTGATTGGTCTCTACTGCACCTACGTTATCCGTATGCCCTGCAATTTCAATCACCAATTCTTTTTTCAATGGCATGTACTCCGCCCCAACTGGGCGAAGATATTTGCCTCCGTCCCGCAAGAATGGCAGCTTATAGCTGCTTTCAAATATCCAAATGCTATCATCCTTACTTTGACAAGGGCACAGCATATGCCGAGGAAGATGCTTGGTTGGTTTATCAGAAAATTACTGAGCGAGCGTGAAGCGCAGCGTTAAACCTGCTCTGGTATTAGTTGTGGCAAAGCTGTTAGATATTTTCGGGATAGTTCTGGTCTGGTCGAAGAACAGCCGCACGTTCAACTGCTTGCTGATGATATAGTCAATAGAAGGTTGTATGGTATAGGTGACGGCTCCTTGAGTTATCTGCGGCTGTAGTTCGTCAATCCGGTGGTTGATTGTTACATTATCCCGATAGCTGAAATCGAAACGGAAGTTCAGATCATTATCTAACCGGATTTTCTTCCCCTTAATCCGGATAGGCAGTTTTAGCCCCTTCACTTTATATCCTGCGCCAAAGGTAACCTGCTTTGATTTTAATTCGATGAGTTGGAAATCGGCGAAGTTCATCGTCATCATCCGGCTCATCTTGTAATCAAACTTGGCTGTGATATTGTTTTTGGTGGTCATGTCAATACCAATAAGCGGCGAAAATTGTTCATTCATCAACACGCTGGGCATATTATATGCAGGATAAAAATTGCCGTTCAGGCTGTCCAGCCCCGGCTCGCCGTGTTTGCGGATGCTTTGTGTGTAATCCAGATTGGTTTGAAAACTACTCACGGTCAAGGTAGAACTATATCCGTGCGTAATCGTCAGATTGGAAAACACTTTTTGAATCCATTTGAATTTAGAGAATCCGGTATAAGCAATACGCCAGTTAGGCATCGGCAAGCTGCGGAAAGGATTGAGGTTGATCTTGTTAGGATTCTTCCCTTCATAGGCTGCGAGAAATGCCGGAATCAATACATCCTGAGATTTAGGACCATAGCCATTTGTATAGGCATTATTATAAGTGGTATCGCTGGGGTTGAAATAGGTACCGGTGCCCAGCCTCTGCGAAATAATCTCCCGGTTAGCTTCAAAATTTCGATAGACCTCCGAGAAGCCCTGGGCATCAATTTTCTTAAACATGGTTTTTACTGGCAGATAGGAGATAGTATAGGAACCCATATCTACCGGATTGAGATGCTGAAAGCTGTAATCACCGTTTATGTCCGGCACGTATTTAAAGAACTCTAAATGGTTGATGGTCTTATCCCAAAACAGCGTGAAGTCCACTTTCAAATCAGGGAATGGCTCAAAGCCTGTAGTTATATCTAATCGCTGCGAACGCAGTTGAGTGAACTGCTGATTCAACAGAGTATCTTTGGAAATCCAGCCTTTTTCAGCAGCCCGATCTAACCAGGCATTTCGTTTGGCTATGTCCGTTCCATAGAAGAACCGGTCACCGGGTTGCCCACCAAAAACAAAATCAAAGCCCGGCGCACTGCGAATGTTATTGTCCGTAGTGAAGTCATTGTTGTGTACCTGATTTCCCAATATCTGCGAATAGCCCACGAAACCGGGAAGGGTAGTAGATTTATTCTCCTTATAATCTATCGTAGCTCTCTTTAGCGCCAACAGAGGCCGTATAGGTATGGAGATGAACGAGTTGGATGGGAACTGTTTGGTGTTGAAATCTGTTTTTTTCTTTCTGATGGCTTGACGGTTCGCTTTCAAATCTTTCTTCAGTTTTTTGATGGTTGCCTTTTTATTGCCACTGGTGTCGGCCTTCGTCTCCGACTTTGCCAGTTGCAGATCATCTTTCAATTTACTGCGTCTTTCCTTTAGCTTTTCCAGTTCGGTTTTAATTTTTTCGCGAGCCTTTCTCGTGGCTTCGCGTTTTTTCGTGTTCTCTGCTTTGTCGCCCACATTCGGGTTGGGTGAATTATAAGTTTTCAGGAAAGGTATTTTGTCATAAATCTTGCGGAAGTTTAAATCAACTTTCCCTCTGCTGTTTTGAGAGTTATTGATGGTATTTGCCAGTGTATTCTGCACTAGCTTTCCTGTGACCGGGTCCGACTGCCAAGGGAAGGCTGTCCAGTTATAAGTAGAAGTATATCCGACATTGGAATTGATGAAATCAAAAATGGGTATCTTGTTAATAGGTATGTTGTAGCTAACCGCGAGCGACTGATTGTAATTGGTATTCCGGCCACCCTGTTTGAAGTTATGCCATACCTCCTGTCGCTTTTCCTTGGTGTTGAGCGGCCCATCCGGTTCGTCCAATCGCCCATTATTCGTGGCATTAAAATCAATGCTTAACGACTTAAAAGGATTGTATTTTAAAGTGTAGGTTCTAATCCATCTAAAATTCTTGCTGTAAGTAGTGGGTATTTCAAAATCCACTTCTCCCAACGGACGAAGTTTTATTTCATGTAAATCACGAGTCCATTGTGTGGTGACGGCCAAAGTGGATGGGAACGGATTGAAGTTAAAATCACGGATAATGTCAAACCACTTAGATTTAGATTTGAATACTTTTTTCAGCGGGGTGAAATCCTTAATCTGCGGTGCATAGCTCCACCCTATCAATCCCAACCATGCTTTTTTAGAGTTCTTTTCGATGAAGGGGTCGGTTAAAAGAAGTTCATTGTAGGAATAAGTCAAATTAAAGTTCCCCGGGTCATAAATCTGCGGAGCCTTCTGCTTAGTTTGCGGCACCACACGGACATTGCTGAAATTGAATCCTCGATTGGTGTTGATGGTTTGTACCTGTGCGCGGTAATTTCTTGCAGAATCATTTCCATAAACCGAGCGAAGATTTTTGATGGCTTCTCTGGTAGGAATGTCAAATTGGTATGGGTCAAACTCCGGTGTGCTGAAAGCCTGAGAGTAGTTACCATAGAACGGTATCCGAATACCGGCTTTGGCCGGAAGCAATTTACCCACTTCAATGTTGGAGGAAAAGTCGTACTTATATAGATTGTCCTTATACCGTTGTTCAATTTTCTGCTCCACCTGTCCGAAACCTTTAGTGTGCATTTCGCCCGCGAGATTCACATTACCCAAATCTGCCAGTTTGATGCTCATAGTACCCAAGGCCGCGGAGCCGCCAAATT encodes:
- a CDS encoding gliding motility-associated C-terminal domain-containing protein translates to MIFLKKPYFLLSLLLFSGVQMVFATHYRAGEILYRVVGNYRIEATVITYSKWSSPSNLADRDTIDITWGDGSRSYLVRRNGPDVNPPNGVPDGVFVADDIKKNVYVGEHQYPGAPPPPNRYYIINFYDQNRMESIVNMSNSVNVPFYLEDTVKFPTDLANIGFNSSPILYYPPIDYANVNDTFYHNPLAVDPDGDSLIFELMPPLQNVNAQVPLYVYPDQFCRAAGRPDNLFQMNRFTGQIIWAVPCQQGIFNIAFVIHEYRQGINIGTLERDMQIIVLNQNNDPPQLALIPDTCIRAGDTLLAQITARDRNTGQTVTLSADGGPFRVAVSPAKFSTTPGNPANGSFRWYTTCDHIQVQPYMVLFRAADNYTLSGPGGANAANLVDLKPWMIRVIPPPVENLKALADKNGVTLTWDNPYICASSPYFRGFSIWKKTGCDPFEPEYCETGLAGRGYTQLTTNNIQAYTYRDNTTVVGQEYSYRVVAEFYKLPPNGLEALKFDLQQSIASNEACVFMPINVPVIINVSILETDITDGKVFVRWTKPLAGGINLDTILFPPPYRFDVYRSNGSSFSSPIMIHSTPDAASFAALNDTVFVDSLLDTKTTSWSYRILFYSNNDTVGATATASSIFLDVLASDQALNLTWGEQVPWINDSFAIFKLNKLTSLYDSIAVSYTHTFADTGLINDSLYCYFIKGYGHYGSAFLPAPLINLSEEDCQIPVDTTPPCPPVLSVTNDCELHLEQSWTTEEYVNRLVWITQNDPCSNQIHHFYIYYGSDSSNMVRIDSTGSREDTTFQHIQADNLAGCYAVTAVDRAGNESAYSNVFCMDNCPYYILPNTFTPNGDGNNDWFRPFKPYRFVSKIEMKIYNRWGEKVFETTDPEINWDGRDQKTGKELSEGVYLYAGYYFEQRLGGLIQQPLSGQKKGGGFIHLIRGK
- a CDS encoding ferritin produces the protein MLTKKIEAALNKQISHEADSSQVYLGIASWADVQPGLEGVSEFFYMQSEEERLHMMKLIRFVNERGGNAVIPALKQPALKFISLKKAFETFLKNEITVSGSINELVDISLHGKDYATHNFLQWYVAEQIEEERLARRLNEKLDMIGSDKSGLYLFDRDIMTSRSKIGIKG
- a CDS encoding DUF4118 domain-containing protein → MLSRFLFNRPQKSTQYLVSIISIVLVVAVGYTTYDFIGYQIIAFALLVTVSVLAMFYDIIPVLLSAFLSALLWDFLFIPPRYTFSVGSTQDRIMLVTYFIIALVNGVLTYKIRQVEKEARDKEEKANAVKFYNTLLNSLSHELRTPITTIIGASDNLQSENEKFSEENKTQLVHEISRAALRLNEQVENLLNMSRIESGLLKPKKDWCDVNEIIYAALKLAAINLRHHKVNVHIPENFPLFQLDFVWMEQALFNLVNNAGLYTPENTVISIKATTREDKLIITISDNGKGFPDNEINKVFDKFYRLQGAKSGGTGLGLSIVKGFVEAHDGIVWVENSVLGGARFTIEIPAKHSYPKLTEK
- a CDS encoding response regulator, whose translation is MNNAEILVIDDEAAIIKLLEITLQSNGYKIHSAETAKAGLIAAANHPPDLILLDIGLPDASGHETLEKLREWYNKPIIILSVQSSEEDIVKALDNGADDYLVKPFRTGELLARIRSALRKNTEESESVINLGDLSLDLIARTVKKNNEVLKLTGTEYSLLTLLMKNEGKVMIHQYLLKQVWGPQYVHESQYLRVFIAQLRKKIETDPNRPEYIITESGVGYRFAGR
- a CDS encoding KUP/HAK/KT family potassium transporter yields the protein MNDSQKGSPTKLTTAGILITLGIIYGDIGTSPIYVLNAIVSGHSISKELVYGGISCVFWTLLIITTFKYIFLALNADNRGEGGIFALYALIRRYKIKWTIFPAIIGCASLIADGFITPPISISSAIEGLKILDPDIPTVPIVLIIIFGLFLFQQFGTRIVGGIFGPVMLIWFTMIGIFGLIEIWQFPSVLAALNPYYAFHLLLKYPGGFWLLGAVFLCTTGGEALYSDLGHCGKQNIRISWTYVLLMLLLCYFGQSAHLLRLFNGQTWPEGHSTFFSMMPKWFLPVGITVTTLATIIASQALISGCFTLVNEAMKLRLWPNLKVIFPTAFQGQMYIPAINWFLCAGCLAVVLIFRESGNMEAAYGLAITINMLMTTILLTYLMYVQRRPGLFTWGISALFISIELSFFVSNLKKFEHGGWFTFTIAVALFFGMWIFYKARQLRKKHIEFVEIGQHVNAIKELMSDDSIPREANNLVYMSMANDKSHIDSNIIYSIFRKRPRRADIYWFIHVEITNEPYGASYMVDTIVSRRIFFVRLSFGFKVEHKVNLMFNQIVEEMVQNGEVDEVSHYPSLRKFNMPADFKFILLNSRVAIDDALTPYEQFIIKGYRFIKSISLSAAEDFGLELTNVEEETVPIRIAPSTKIDLERVK
- a CDS encoding phosphatase PAP2 family protein produces the protein MELTLGIGTIVLASGSYVIGDAFSLPSKQSILLLDRADVNRFDRGATYNTSKSARYISDITDYAALSLPLFHLISKNSRRDFGKIVIMSAETMLASTALTLLFKNSIHRPRPLMYNPNVPIESKWKKDNYRSFFSGHTAQTAAMSFFFAQTFSDYHPRSKWKPVIWSACAALPVLTGVMRYEAGKHYWTDVITGYAVGALVGVGIPYLHRVGMKKKKEKLDSAILK
- a CDS encoding OmpA family protein, giving the protein MIEIAGHTDNVGAVETNQTLSEDCANVVKRYLQKKGIAPERLQAKGCGDTEPITNNDSPQGRHKNRRTEVHIISE